One Oncorhynchus keta strain PuntledgeMale-10-30-2019 chromosome 34, Oket_V2, whole genome shotgun sequence genomic window, TCTGCCCTCCACACCAGTGTGATGAACCCCCCTGCAGGAGACCCCTTCAGTGCtggacacacactcacccctCAGGGCAGACTCACAGGTGAGGACTCACTAAAGACTAAAACAAGAGCATATGTTTTTAGTTAACAAATTGGAGTGGGAGTTGACGGTTTGCAACTtagataagtgtctgctaaatgactataTTGTTATAATTGCTTAAGTGTGATTGTGCCTTAAGCCCATTCCCAGTTTGCCCCAGTGCTCTGACTTGTGTCTCTCTGTGCTCCTCCAGGTcagagtgaaggagaggggagaagaagtgAGCCTAAAAGTCCCACTCGCTGTACACTAACAATTCTGTCCTACTTTAAACACACCACAAATAATCTTGACAATTGAAAGAAATCCTTGTGACCAGGAGACAGTGAATTGATTTCCTCAATCATGTTGTTTGTCACCCACAGTGTTTCCGTACCCAGTTCCCCCCATTGAGGAGAACGTTCTGGATCAGGGCATACTGCTCAAGCCCTGGGACACCAAGAAGTTGCCCCTGCTGTCTTCTCGACCCAAGTCCTGTGAAGTTCCCGGTATTAAGTAAGTCCATCCTTCTAAAATGCATCCAAATCATTTCTACAGCTTTTCTCACAGGATAGAATAACTTATGTGGAAATGTCTGTGGCTTTTGAAGTTTGAACACAATTATCTACAGTAATCTGTTTCAGTGGAGACACACGGTTATGAAAGCCTGTGATGTTGTGCATTAATGTAGACCTAATGTAATATGTCGTTGCTGCTTACATTTAATGTAATTTGTTTAATTTAATGTGAATCAGCGATATATGGAGGGGAGTCTGATAGGAGACAGTATTGTCCTATGGCTGGCGTGTGCCCTCAGGTATGACCAATTAATCCATGGCCGATTTTCTGTTAAACACTATCTGTTCAATCTCAGCTCAATCTCCATTTGTTCTCCATTGAAACAGCCATTTGAAATATCTTCCTCCGTTTTCAGCCTCttgtctatcctcctcttcttggTCATGACTAGCAGTCGGTGTAATCAGGGATGCAGAGGGCTGTTTGACATGACGTTACACTCCCCCGTAGCCTTTCCGTTGCTCATTCTTTTATCTTTCTCTTATAGCTGGGGTTTAGATTGGAATGTGTGGAGTGGACTTTAtttttccctctctttcacttGCTCTTTATCTCCCATGTCTTTTTTTCCTCTTGTTCTCTCCTCTGTAATTTATTCTCTCGTTTGCTTTCTCCCCTCGGTCTATTCTTctgttctttttctctctgttttctctttcttGCTGCGTGTGTCTGGAGGCTGATGTTGGGTGTGAGTCAGTTTAGTTCTTGGACACTGAGGTCACCCTATCTGTCTGAAAATCACACGCACCACAGTGTCTAATTCTTGCCGAATGTGAGAGACCACTGTGGTTTCTCTTGTCTTTCTAAATagtttctccatctcctcctccagtATCTTCCCCTCCCCGGACCAGCACTCCAGCACCCCCCATGCCCCCTCAGCCCTGAACACGGGGGGCTCCCTGCCCGACCTCTCCAGCCTGCACTTCCCGTCGCCGCTGCCCACCCCGCTGGACCCAGACGAGCCGGGCTACCCTTCGTCCCTGAGTGGGGGCAGCAGCACTGGCAACCTGGCCACTACCCTCACCCAGCTGGGTATTAATGCCAGCAACGCCTTCCGCCACTTGCCAGGTACAGAGAGGGGCGgtgggacagaggctgaagagtGTGTGTGCTATTGTATCCCATGTTGATCTTCAGAACCTCTTGCGTGTATGTTCGTGTTTGCTCTCATGCAGGCATGCTAGGAACAATACAACCCTTTCTGTCACACAAGCTAAAATGTATAAGTTGTGAATCAAACAGAGGAAGCTAGTGGGTGTTGGTGCAAGAGGGAGACAGGCCGATATTCATTTAGGTGGGTGCGTGTAAGATTTATTTAGAAAGTGAAACTGGAGGTTAAGTGCAGGGCTGTGCATTCGGAAGAAGTAGCTGTCCTAGGGCCCTAAAAAATCCCTGATGCAGAGAACGTGGACAGAATCAGATAATCTAGACAATAAAATGTAAttcaacaatgtaaaaaaaaatgtattgaacttagtagggaGTCAACTAAATGTAGTGAAAATGGATGAATTTGCCCAGGTTTATCATAAGACATGAccagaatgcatcagtgatttgTATTTCCTGCAACTTTCTGAAGAGGCAACGAGAATTCCCCCGTCTGTATATGTGCGGTGCACGCAGTTACCACTTTGTGtaagctgttagcgatgatgctaatgaaaacagtcttctggtagatggaaagactTTCACAAAAACCTTCTaaattaaatgttaactgcaaagcctatgcctacctggcagaaggatatcatgattatttgcatcaatccagtgggtGTTTGTTTTGCAAAATCTATCATAACAAGAACACAGCTGAACAGCCCTTGCTAGGTGTGCGCTGGATTTAAAAGGGTAACTACACTGAAAAGTTCCCCAAAAAATTCCCAGACCTCAAGTGGTCTCCttatgtggtttaagcattgttgtggggAAAACGGAGACCTGGAAAAACTCTATGGAATTTGGGTAAATAAAACTAACTGTAATCGGGCAAGAAATTAAACAGATTTTATATGGCCTAACTGACCTTAGCTGTGTTGAGGTGATTTGGCCGACCACACACTTCAGTCTAGAGGCAAGGCCTAGGGTGCATGTCAATAGTCTGAGGTGGCTTGCTCTTCTCGTCTTGTCTCTTCGTCACTGATGGAATACAGGAGAAAACACAGTATGGTGAAAGCTTACCAGATATTTGCTGTTATTATTCTATTTCTTTCACATCAGTACAAATTAAGGATAGGAGACAATGAAAGGAAACCTAGTTTGACTCTTGAGATGCACCCTGCAGCTCAGGGCCTCTTCAGGGGACTGAGCTAGCGTTATACCTCCTGATATGATCGCCAGGAGACAAACTGTCTCAATACATCTTCAGTCAATTTTGATGTTCGTAGTCttctatactaaacaaaaatataaagattttagttacagttcatataaggaaaccaGGCAATAGGAATTTATTTCAATCAATGGATTGTACATGACTGAgagtacagatatgcatctgttccTCACAGATAGTCCCTTTAAAAAAGGGTTGGGGCGTGTAACAGAACCCAGTCAGTGTCcggtgtgaccaccatttcccacatctccttcgcatagagttgatcagcctgttgattgtggcctgtacaattttgtcccactccttttcaatggcaAACAAATTTGTTCGCAAAGTTTGAGAGACatacgctttttgtgcatatggaacatttctgtgatcttttatttcagctcatgaaacatgggaccaaaactttACATATTCTTGTCCAGTGTATTATGTACGCATTACCACAACTTTTCACACCAGGACTGAAAATGCGTGTTTTATTTAGCTATATATTCTGATCTGATCTTATTTGTCTTATTTGAACAGGTCTCCTGGCATCTCTTCAGGGCACTCTCAGTAACCCCTCCTTGCAGTCCTCTCTAAGCAACCCCAACATCCAATCATCTCTCAGTAGCCACTCCTTCCCCAACTCCCTCAGCTCCACCTCCTTGCACTCGTCGCTTAGCAACCCGTCCCTGCAGTCCTCCCttagttcctccccctcccttcagtCTTCCCTCAGCAACCAATCCCTGCACTCCTGCCTCAGCAACTCCTCCCTGAGTGGCCAGTCCCTCCAGACCGCAGCCAGTAACCCTAGTTACAGTAGCGGGTTGGGAGGGTCCGGCTCGTGTGCCTCTTATTCGCCATTGTTAACTAGCCAGGGGCAGTCGCCTCTCAGCACGTCGCCACGGAGACGAGCTCAGCTCTCCCCTCTGATCCTACCCATGGGAGGGGAGTCTCGCCGGCACCACTCCAAACAgttctcccccaccatctctcctaaCTTGTCCTCCATAACACAGGTAATGTCTACCTACGTTCTCCTTTTACCATGACTTAATCACAGGCCAGAATAAGCACTGCCCTGgggttgggcggtatccagatgtTTATACCTTCATGCCGTTCCTGTGCTGCACACAAAACAAATAGATGTCAGGGATCTTGATCCAGCAGGGGATTTGTCTCTGCTATAACCAAGAAGATTGATCTTGCAAGCTAGCCACTTAGTTAGCCAAAAGAGCCTGACTAGATGTTAATTACTTCTCTCTCTGGTTGGAACTATGCTATGCCAGAATGTGGACGCCACGGAGCCGGCGCAAGATATGGCTCGGAAAACGTACCTCAATCCAGGGATGGGAGATGGCGCTGTACTTCTAATTATGATGAATCGAGAAGATTGAAATACTGCTAGTTTAAGTAAACTGCCCTTTTCGTCAGCATGCAAGGGTAGCTAATGCTGTTTTATCTATTAACCTAGTGCACACGTTGACTGTAGGTGTTTATTTAAAAATAACTCAATTGTTTTGATGTATTGAAAATCATGCCATGGGTATTTCAAAAATACCCCAGTATATAGTTTATACTGTATCCAGCTCAAGCCTACATGGCACCATAACATTGGCTGACCTGCATGCCAATTGAGTTTGTATTCCATTTCCAATCAATGTGTTTATCTCCTCCCAGGGCGTCCCTCTGGACACCAGCAAACTGCCCATGGACCAGAGGctccctccctaccccttcaGCCAACCCCAGCAGCAGCTTCATCAGCCAGGTCCTCCAACATCCCAGCAGGCCTCTCAGGCAGGACAACAGCTCTCCCAGCCGTCCGTggtactacaacaacaacaacaacaacaacaacaacaacagcatcaacaccaacaccatcagCTGCATTTGCAATACCAGCTGCACCAGCAGCAACGTGCCCAGTCTCAGCAGGCCCTCCAGCAGCTGCACCTGCAGAACTTGCGCAATGTCCagaaccagcagcagcagcataggGTGTCAGTCAAAATTGAGAAGCAGGGTGAGCAGGGCCAGAACTCCCAGTGCCTGCAGACGCAAGACCTCCAGTCGacccagcagcagcaacaacaacaggaCCAGCAAGACCAACAGCAGCAGATGGAGCAGCAAAGGCAGCAGGGAAGTCTTCCCCAGCTGCAGCACATCAGCCACTCCCTGGCCACAGACCTGGGCCTCTACAACGTGAGTGGAGTCAAATGCCAGcccatacacacaacacactccTGCCAATTGGCCGAATAAAGCCACAATTTCCTCTGTCCTCCTACTATCGGTCCGTCACGGTTAACCTACCTCACCACTCTGGGACAGAGGGGCATGACAGCCAGCGTGGGCTGATGTCTTTGTAAACGCATGGTTTTAAAGCAAGCGCAATGTTGTGATAGAAACTGAGGTCAACTAGAATGATAAATATTGTATATTTATATAATCAGCtgatttatttatacatttgGCCATGCAAATTAGTGTGACATCCTCAAGTATCAAATAGTATAATATCTTTATCTCTTTACATGTGACACATTACACATTATCCCATTACAtgggatatacagtaccagtcaaaagtttggattttttcttcatttgtactattttctacattgtagaataaaaatTGTAAACAAATcgaaatctattttatatttaagattcttcaaagtagccaccctttgccttgatgacagctttgcacactcttgacattctctcaaccagattcatgaatgcatttcaatttgttaaaagtgaatttgtggaatttcttttcttaatgcatttgagccaatcagttgtgttgtgacatggtagggatggtatacagaagatagccctatctggtaaaagaccaagtccatattatggcaagaacagctagtaagcaaagagaaacgacagtccatcattactttaagacatgaaggtcagtcaatatggtacatttcaagaacttttaaagtttcttcaagtgcagtcataaAAAACGTCAAGctttatgatgaaactggctctcatgaggactgccacaggaaaggaagactcagagttacctctgctgcagaggatactaaaggacatcaataataagaagagacttgcttgggccaagaaacacgagcaatggacaatagaccggtggaaatctactTGGGTCTGATGTGTCCAAATCTGAGATTCCTATGTCTTTGTGGGACGCAGAGTAGGTGGAAAGattctctgcatgtgtggttcacaccgtgaagcatggaggaggaggtgtgatggtgtgggggtgctttgttggtgacactgtctgtgattttagaaaacaaggcacacttaaccagcatggctaccacagcattctgcagcaatatgccatcccatctggtttgcacttggGAAAAGGGGATATCTTGTGAgttgtaaaactaaatgcattcaaccgaaaatgtgtcttccgcatttaacccaacccctcaatcAGAGATGTGCGGGGTGGCTGCCATAACCGACATCCATGTCTTCGGTGCCCGgtgaacagtggggttaactgccttgctcagtgccagaacgacagatttttaccttgtcaactcaggcttagtgggactatcatttgtttttcaacagtacagtgacccaaaacacacctccaggctgtgtaagataTATATTTCACcacaaaggagagagatggagtgctgcaccagatgatctggcctctacaatcacccaaactcaacccaattgagatggtttggaatgagttagACCGCTGAAtgaaggaaaagaagccaacaagtgctcagcacacagttgaagtcggaagtttacatacaccttagacaaatacatttaaactcagtttcacaattcctgacatttaatccaggaaaaaaatccctgttttaggtcagttaggatcaccactttattttaataatgtgaaatgtccgaataatagtagagatttatttcagcttttatttccttcatcacattcccagttacacaacaaatgttccttttgttccataaagattatttttagaaccaaaatacctctgtttgtttgtcgcgttaggttcagaaatccacaggaaagagtggtcacgacaacgcagacacaaattccaaatagtttccataatgtccacaaacatgtcaaacgttttttataatcattcctcaggttgtttttaaaatatataatcgataatatataaaccgcaaatgtctttcacagtaggagaggggaaaacaatgggtgtccaaattctgttgcacgagcaaaactcatgtgaccacttgatgtgatgttatcgttctggctcatttttcaaaataaaagcctgaaactatgtctgaagacttgACACCTTGAGGACGCTATAGGAAtaggaatctggttcatatccctttaaaaccagcaaagggaggctatggaacatggagttttcaaaatagaagccacttcctgttttgattttcctcagggtttcgcctgcaatatcagttctgttatactcagacaatattttgacagttttggaaactttagtgttttccaatactactaataatatgcatatacagtgccttgcgaaagtattcggcccccttgaactttgaccttttgccacatttcaggcttcaaacataaagatataaaaactgtatttttttgtgaagaatcaacaacaagtgggacacaatcatgaagtggaatgacatttattggatatttccaatatttcttttttaacaaatcaaaaactgaaaaattgggcgtgcaaaattattcagcccccttaagttaatactttagagccaccttttgctgcgatgacagctgtaagtcgcttggggtatgtctctatcagtattgcacatcgagagactgaaattctttccaattcctccttgcaaaacagctcgagctcagtgaggttggatggagagcatttgtgaacagcagttttcaattatttccacagattctcgattggattcaggtctggactttgacttggccattctaacacctggatatgtttattttttaaccattccattgtagattttgctttatgttttggatcattgtcttgttggaagacaaatctccgtcccagtctcaggtcttttgcagactccatcaggttttcttccagaatggtcctgtatttggcttcatccatgatgccaccaccatgtttgacagtggggatgatgtgttcagggtgatgagctgtgttgcttttacgccaaacataacgttttgcattgttgccaaaaaaaaTTTGGTGTCATCttaccagagcaccttcttccacatgtttggtgtgtctcccaggtggcttgtggcaaactttaaacgacactttttatggatatctttaagaaatggctttcttcttgccactcttccataaaggccagatctctgcagttcatccagagtgatcatgggcctcttggctgcatctctgatcagtcttctccttgtatgagctgaaagtttagagcttgggaaatctttttgtatccaaatccggctttaaacttcttcacaacattatctcggacctgcctggtgtgttccttgatcttcatgatgctctctgcgcttttaacggacctctgagactatcacattgcaggtgcatttatacggagacttgattacacacaggtggattgtatttatcatcattagtcatttaggtcaacattggatcattcagagatcctcactgaacttctggagagagtttgctgcactgaaagtaaaggggctgaataattttgcacgcccaatttttccgtttttgatttgttaaagtttgaaatatccaataaatgtcgttccacttcatgattgtgtcccacgtgttgttgattcttcacaaaaaaatacagttttatatatttatgtttgaagcctgaaatgtggcaaaaggtcgcaaagttcaagggggccgaatactttcaaggcactgtattagcatctgagactgaggagctggccgttttacaatgggcaccttttcatccaagctactcaatactgcccctgaagccataaaaagttaacttgggtcaaacttttcgggtagccttccacaagcttcccacaataagttgggtgaattttggcccattcctcctgacagctggtgtaactgagtctggtttgtaggcctccttgctcgcacatgctttttcagttctgcccacacatattttctataagattgaggtcagggatttttgatggccactccaataccttgactttgttgtccttaagacattttgccacaactttggaagttttcttggggacattgtccatttggaagacccatttgcgaccaagctttaacttcacagtaggagaggggaaaacaatggctgtccaaattctgttgcacgagcaaaactcatgtgactaCTTGACGCGATGTAGACCTCtactgatgtcttgaggtgttgtttcaatatatccacatacttttcctacctcatgatgccatctattttgtgaagtgcaccagtccctcctgcaacaaagcacccccacaacatgatgctgccacccccgtgctttacggttgggatggtgttctttggcttgcaagcctctccctttttcctccaaacataacgatggtcattatggccaaacagttctatttttgtttcatcagaccagaggacatttatccaaaaagtacgatctttgtccccatgtgcagttgcaaaccatagtctggcatttttatggcggttttggagcagtggcttcttccttgctgagcagcctttcaggttttgtcgatatagggctcgttttactgtggatatagatacttttgtaccggtttcctccagcatcttgacAATGTccttttgctgtttttctgggattgatttgcacttttcgtaccaaagtacgttcatttctaggagacagaacgcatctccttcctgagcggtatgactgctgcgtggtcccatgctgtttatacttgcatactattgtttgtatagatgaacatgGGAAccgtcaggcatttggaaattgctcccaaggatgaatcagacttgtggaggtctacaattatttttgaggtcttggctgatttatttttattttttccatgatgtcaagcaaagaggcactgagtttgaaggtaggccttgaaatacatctacaggtacacctccaattgactcaaatgatgtcaattagcct contains:
- the LOC118367608 gene encoding CREB-regulated transcription coactivator 2-like isoform X2; its protein translation is MSATDVGGCGPGAGPSSGAGSGASNPRKFSEKIALHTQRQAEETAAFQEVMMDITSTRIQAQKVRLARTQGPYYGGSLPNVNQIGRNPGDFQGLFHSNLDSSRSTRHHGLVERVHRDRRFISPVRPYRRVDSSPYNSAYLSPPPDTSWRRNCSGNFPGDKSQLFRLPTMALNRTNSDSALHTSVMNPPAGDPFSAGHTLTPQGRLTGQSEGEGRRMFPYPVPPIEENVLDQGILLKPWDTKKLPLLSSRPKSCEVPGINIFPSPDQHSSTPHAPSALNTGGSLPDLSSLHFPSPLPTPLDPDEPGYPSSLSGGSSTGNLATTLTQLGINASNAFRHLPGLLASLQGTLSNPSLQSSLSNPNIQSSLSSHSFPNSLSSTSLHSSLSNPSLQSSLSSSPSLQSSLSNQSLHSCLSNSSLSGQSLQTAASNPSYSSGLGGSGSCASYSPLLTSQGQSPLSTSPRRRAQLSPLILPMGGESRRHHSKQFSPTISPNLSSITQGVPLDTSKLPMDQRLPPYPFSQPQQQLHQPGPPTSQQASQAGQQLSQPSVVLQQQQQQQQQQQHQHQHHQLHLQYQLHQQQRAQSQQALQQLHLQNLRNVQNQQQQHRVSVKIEKQGEQGQNSQCLQTQDLQSTQQQQQQQDQQDQQQQMEQQRQQGSLPQLQHISHSLATDLGLYNDTLLLNSLLNDPYLGLQIASRQNQQFNMETPGDSLSFNHGGLGCGSGGKDQEESYHSNHGFLELHDSGDRQHLNNQNFGGEGCHNVPNIILTGDSSLGLSKEIASALSHVPGFEMDSFALDDPLRMDPLALEGLGMLDGDLMLTDPAVEDSFRSDRLK
- the LOC118367608 gene encoding CREB-regulated transcription coactivator 2-like isoform X4, which produces MAIFVVDHERNCSGNFPGDKSQLFRLPTMALNRTNSDSALHTSVMNPPAGDPFSAGHTLTPQGRLTGQSEGEGRRSEPKSPTRLFPYPVPPIEENVLDQGILLKPWDTKKLPLLSSRPKSCEVPGINIFPSPDQHSSTPHAPSALNTGGSLPDLSSLHFPSPLPTPLDPDEPGYPSSLSGGSSTGNLATTLTQLGINASNAFRHLPGLLASLQGTLSNPSLQSSLSNPNIQSSLSSHSFPNSLSSTSLHSSLSNPSLQSSLSSSPSLQSSLSNQSLHSCLSNSSLSGQSLQTAASNPSYSSGLGGSGSCASYSPLLTSQGQSPLSTSPRRRAQLSPLILPMGGESRRHHSKQFSPTISPNLSSITQGVPLDTSKLPMDQRLPPYPFSQPQQQLHQPGPPTSQQASQAGQQLSQPSVVLQQQQQQQQQQQHQHQHHQLHLQYQLHQQQRAQSQQALQQLHLQNLRNVQNQQQQHRVSVKIEKQGEQGQNSQCLQTQDLQSTQQQQQQQDQQDQQQQMEQQRQQGSLPQLQHISHSLATDLGLYNDTLLLNSLLNDPYLGLQIASRQNQQFNMETPGDSLSFNHGGLGCGSGGKDQEESYHSNHGFLELHDSGDRQHLNNQNFGGEGCHNVPNIILTGDSSLGLSKEIASALSHVPGFEMDSFALDDPLRMDPLALEGLGMLDGDLMLTDPAVEDSFRSDRLK
- the LOC118367608 gene encoding CREB-regulated transcription coactivator 2-like isoform X1; amino-acid sequence: MSATDVGGCGPGAGPSSGAGSGASNPRKFSEKIALHTQRQAEETAAFQEVMMDITSTRIQAQKVRLARTQGPYYGGSLPNVNQIGRNPGDFQGLFHSNLDSSRSTRHHGLVERVHRDRRFISPVRPYRRVDSSPYNSAYLSPPPDTSWRRNCSGNFPGDKSQLFRLPTMALNRTNSDSALHTSVMNPPAGDPFSAGHTLTPQGRLTGQSEGEGRRSEPKSPTRLFPYPVPPIEENVLDQGILLKPWDTKKLPLLSSRPKSCEVPGINIFPSPDQHSSTPHAPSALNTGGSLPDLSSLHFPSPLPTPLDPDEPGYPSSLSGGSSTGNLATTLTQLGINASNAFRHLPGLLASLQGTLSNPSLQSSLSNPNIQSSLSSHSFPNSLSSTSLHSSLSNPSLQSSLSSSPSLQSSLSNQSLHSCLSNSSLSGQSLQTAASNPSYSSGLGGSGSCASYSPLLTSQGQSPLSTSPRRRAQLSPLILPMGGESRRHHSKQFSPTISPNLSSITQGVPLDTSKLPMDQRLPPYPFSQPQQQLHQPGPPTSQQASQAGQQLSQPSVVLQQQQQQQQQQQHQHQHHQLHLQYQLHQQQRAQSQQALQQLHLQNLRNVQNQQQQHRVSVKIEKQGEQGQNSQCLQTQDLQSTQQQQQQQDQQDQQQQMEQQRQQGSLPQLQHISHSLATDLGLYNDTLLLNSLLNDPYLGLQIASRQNQQFNMETPGDSLSFNHGGLGCGSGGKDQEESYHSNHGFLELHDSGDRQHLNNQNFGGEGCHNVPNIILTGDSSLGLSKEIASALSHVPGFEMDSFALDDPLRMDPLALEGLGMLDGDLMLTDPAVEDSFRSDRLK
- the LOC118367608 gene encoding CREB-regulated transcription coactivator 2-like isoform X3 — translated: MQAVYSKHFFLTKTRVSIGQIPIQAQKVRLARTQGPYYGGSLPNVNQIGRNPGDFQGLFHSNLDSSRSTRHHGLVERVHRDRRFISPVRPYRRVDSSPYNSAYLSPPPDTSWRRNCSGNFPGDKSQLFRLPTMALNRTNSDSALHTSVMNPPAGDPFSAGHTLTPQGRLTGQSEGEGRRSEPKSPTRLFPYPVPPIEENVLDQGILLKPWDTKKLPLLSSRPKSCEVPGINIFPSPDQHSSTPHAPSALNTGGSLPDLSSLHFPSPLPTPLDPDEPGYPSSLSGGSSTGNLATTLTQLGINASNAFRHLPGLLASLQGTLSNPSLQSSLSNPNIQSSLSSHSFPNSLSSTSLHSSLSNPSLQSSLSSSPSLQSSLSNQSLHSCLSNSSLSGQSLQTAASNPSYSSGLGGSGSCASYSPLLTSQGQSPLSTSPRRRAQLSPLILPMGGESRRHHSKQFSPTISPNLSSITQGVPLDTSKLPMDQRLPPYPFSQPQQQLHQPGPPTSQQASQAGQQLSQPSVVLQQQQQQQQQQQHQHQHHQLHLQYQLHQQQRAQSQQALQQLHLQNLRNVQNQQQQHRVSVKIEKQGEQGQNSQCLQTQDLQSTQQQQQQQDQQDQQQQMEQQRQQGSLPQLQHISHSLATDLGLYNDTLLLNSLLNDPYLGLQIASRQNQQFNMETPGDSLSFNHGGLGCGSGGKDQEESYHSNHGFLELHDSGDRQHLNNQNFGGEGCHNVPNIILTGDSSLGLSKEIASALSHVPGFEMDSFALDDPLRMDPLALEGLGMLDGDLMLTDPAVEDSFRSDRLK